A genomic stretch from Desulfotignum balticum DSM 7044 includes:
- the argH gene encoding argininosuccinate lyase: MSDKLWGGRFSEDTDTLVEKFNASIDVDKRLYASDIEGSMAHLKMMAKQQILAKDEAETLLAGLERVRIRIENNEVPFSDSLEDIHMHVEDALGQECGDLAKKLHTGRSRNDQVALDIRIFLKNETRQIMDRITGFQRALVNLAKAHPDVIMPGYTHMQRAQPVLFAHHLMAYYEMLKRDKERFADAYKRMDAMPLGTAALAGTTYPVDREFTRQILGFDRLCENSMDAVSDRDFIMEFISHAGICMIHLSRLSEELILWSSSEFGYITISDAFTTGSSIMPQKKNPDVAELVRGKTGRVVGNLMAIFTTMKSLPMAYNKDMQEDKEPLFDTVDTLSICLEVYTRMFPHITVHAHRMRTACARGFLNATDFADYLVNKGMPFRQAHAVAGKAVALAISENKELDDLSLAQFKDLSDRVTEDVYDFIRLDQVVARRISAGGTGFDNVRAAVEKAQKELNL, translated from the coding sequence ATGAGTGATAAATTGTGGGGGGGGCGGTTTTCAGAAGATACCGATACCCTGGTGGAAAAATTCAATGCCTCCATTGATGTGGACAAGCGGCTTTATGCCAGTGACATCGAAGGCAGCATGGCCCATCTGAAAATGATGGCCAAACAGCAGATCCTTGCCAAAGACGAAGCAGAGACCCTTCTGGCAGGCCTGGAACGGGTCAGAATCCGGATAGAAAACAATGAGGTGCCGTTTTCCGATTCCCTGGAAGATATCCACATGCATGTGGAAGATGCCTTAGGCCAGGAGTGCGGGGATCTGGCCAAAAAACTGCACACCGGCCGGAGCCGCAACGATCAGGTGGCCCTGGATATCCGGATTTTCCTTAAAAACGAAACCCGGCAGATCATGGACCGGATCACGGGGTTTCAACGCGCCCTGGTGAATCTGGCCAAGGCCCATCCGGATGTGATCATGCCCGGATATACCCATATGCAGCGGGCCCAGCCCGTGCTGTTTGCGCATCATCTCATGGCATACTATGAAATGCTCAAAAGGGATAAAGAACGGTTTGCCGATGCATATAAACGCATGGATGCCATGCCTTTAGGCACGGCAGCCCTGGCCGGCACCACCTATCCCGTGGACAGAGAGTTCACCCGGCAGATTCTGGGGTTTGACCGGTTGTGTGAAAACAGCATGGATGCAGTTTCTGACAGAGATTTTATCATGGAATTCATCTCCCATGCCGGGATCTGTATGATTCATCTGTCCCGGCTGTCTGAAGAGCTGATTTTATGGTCCTCGTCAGAGTTCGGATATATCACGATTTCCGATGCCTTTACCACCGGGTCCAGTATCATGCCCCAGAAGAAAAACCCGGATGTGGCTGAACTGGTCCGGGGCAAGACCGGCCGGGTGGTGGGCAATCTGATGGCGATCTTCACCACCATGAAATCATTGCCCATGGCGTATAACAAGGACATGCAGGAGGACAAGGAGCCGCTGTTTGATACTGTGGACACCCTGTCCATCTGTCTGGAGGTGTATACCCGGATGTTTCCCCATATCACGGTCCATGCCCACCGGATGAGAACCGCCTGTGCCCGGGGATTTTTAAATGCCACGGATTTTGCCGATTACCTGGTGAACAAGGGCATGCCGTTCCGCCAGGCCCATGCTGTGGCAGGAAAAGCCGTGGCCCTGGCCATTTCTGAGAATAAAGAACTGGATGATCTGAGCCTGGCCCAGTTTAAAGATCTCAGTGACCGGGTAACCGAAGATGTGTATGACTTCATCCGCCTGGATCAGGTGGTGGCCCGCCGGATATCTGCCGGCGGTACGGGATTCGACAATGTCCGGGCGGCGGTTGAAAAAGCACAAAAGGAATTGAATTTATGA